One Leptidea sinapis chromosome 38, ilLepSina1.1, whole genome shotgun sequence DNA window includes the following coding sequences:
- the LOC126975957 gene encoding uncharacterized protein LOC126975957: MKRLHVWLLCIAYFMFSLNVGRCDAQDVPLEIDSQTPLDSKQPDDDIEGSGDPTIDEPAIDISKSIQPRIEHMLPINFDEDEQDQNMSSAEITCPKPCVCSIEGEKNNIVVDCSGYDLTELPLPLDPRVTVLKIKNNKLTEIPKELSELKNLKILSADNNSIMDLAAGSVSELPNLVTLTLANNRLIEYPKDLQNSISLDKLEELDLSGNDIRTELKPELFTPFKSLRKVTLPSTTSEFLEGICKNLKESLESICTESCKNQVYECPEAPHIIEDELFDAILPGMIPLNVQSTTNAEPTIGTVKADETQDKNTLPTTESSLNVTEFSLRSEINKEPAANVAFNSILVAPKETEQPESDVKIGAKTADTTKTGGVDKSIIGVIVAGMVVIVAVIAIKKNWSSIKKKFSSTPRPNERTANANGTTPEEVPLQDKTDNKLPV, from the exons ATGAAGAGGCTACACGTATGGCTTTTGTGTATCGCGTACTTTAT GTTTTCTCTAAATGTTGGTCGTTGTGACGCACAAGATGTACCTTTGGAGATCGATAGCCAAACACCGCTAGACAGTAAACAACCAGATGATGATATAGAAGGAAGCGGAGATCCAACGATAGATGAGCCCGCTATAGACATATCTAAAAGTATACAGCCCCGAATAGAGCATATGCTACCCATAAACTTCGATGAAGATGAGCAAGATCAAAACATGTCATCAGCGGAAATAACATGTCCAAAACCATGTGTTTGCAGTATTGAAGgtgaaaaaaacaatattgttgtgGATTGTTCCGGATACGATCTGACTGAATTACCATTACCATTAGATCCCAGAGTAACtgtactgaaaataaaaaataacaagctAACTGAAATCCCGAAAGAATTATCTGAACTcaagaatttgaaaattttaagcGCTGATAATAATTCCATTATGGACTTGGCAGCAGGA TCCGTGAGTGAACTTCCTAACCTGGTTACATTGACGTTGGCCAATAATCGTCTAATTGAGTATCCTAAAGATTTACAAAACAGTATTTCTTTGGATAAGTTAGAAGAATTGGACTTGTCAGGAAACGATATTAGAACG GAACTAAAACCAGAACTATTTACACCATTCAAATCATTACGTAAAGTGACATTACCAAGCACAACATCAGAGTTTCTAGAAGGCATATGTAAAAACTTAAAAGAATCCTTGGAATCTATTTGCACTGAATCATGTAAAAATCAGGTTTACGAGTGTCCTGAAGCCCCACATATAATAGAAGATGAGCTATTTGATGCCATATTGCCCGGAATGATTCCTCTTAACGTGCAAAGCACCACAAATGCTGAACCTACTATAGGTACCGTTAAAGCTGATGAAACACAAGATAAAAACACATTACCAACAACAGAAAGTTCACTTAATGTTACAGAGTTTTCTCTTCGTTCCGAAATAAATAAGGAACCAGCCGCCAATGTAGCCTTTAATTCGATTCTTGTAGCTCCAAAAGAAACAGAGCAACCTGAATCAGATGTTAAAATTGGCGCAAAAACTGCAGATACTACAAAAACAGGGGGGGTTGATAAAAGTATTATAGGAGTGATCGTAGCAGGAATGGTTGTTATAGTAGCAGTTATAGCTATCAAAAAGAATTGGAGCTCGATAAAGAAAAAGTTTAGTTCAACTCCAAGACCCAACGAACGAACAGCAAATGCTAACGGAACTACTCCGGAAGAAGTCCCACTACAGGATAAAACAGACAATAAGTTGCCTGTTTAA